The Pseudoalteromonas sp. N1230-9 genome segment ATTTTAGCTCAAAATGGTCTATCGGTTAGGCCATTAGCTAATTATCAAGCCATGTTTAGTTTAGTTATTGCAGGGCGCGTTGACTATTTTCCTCGCTCTTTCATAGAAGTTATGTCTGAGCTTGAGCAGATAAATGACGAGCGGTTAGTGATTGTTCCCGATGTTTATATTAGTTACCCAACTGCATTTTATTTCTTTGTCAGTCATCGTAAGCCAGCGTTAGCGAAAGCGTTGCTTAAAGGACTACAAACGATGCAAGCATCGGGAGAGTTTGATGAAATGTTTAATCGATACTTTGCTGAAGGCTTAGTGAGCTTGCCATTTAAAGAAGGTAGTACGATTGAAATTGCATTGGAAAATGAGTACTTTCAGCCACAAAAAAAGGAGCCTTAGCTCCTTTTTTAGATTACAACCGTTGTTAGCGAAGTAGTGATTCAGTTAATACTGGGCGAATTTCACGAATGATCGCTTGTGTTAACTTAGGTGCACCACAGATGATGTTGCCGCTTTGGTTGTAGTTAATACCACCTGCGAAATCAACAACCATACCGCCAGCTTCTTTTACTAAAAGCTCGCCCGCTGCTGTGTCCCATGGCTTAAGGCCAATTTCAAAGAAACCATCAACACGACCCGCTGCAACATAAGCCATATCTAATGCAGCAGAGCCTGCGCGGCGAATATCAGCAGTGTGTACGAAAAGTGCTTTAAACGCTTCTGAGTATGCGTCTAAGTGATGCTTTTGCTTGAATGGGAAACCAGTCGCAAGGATAGAACCTGCTAACTCGTTAGTTTTAGTTACGCGTAAACGCTTGCTGTTAAGCTGTGCGCCTTGACCACGTGATGCTGTGAATAATTCACCACGAATTGGATCATAGATCACGGCTTGGTCTAAACGACCTTTAACTTTAAGTGCAATAGATACTGCGAAATGAGGGATACCCTTGATGAAGTTAGTCGTGCCATCAAGAGGGTCTACAATCCATTGGTAATCTGCATCTTTACCTTTGTGCTCACCAAGTTCTTCACCTACGATAGTGTGATCTGGGTAAGATTTTAAAATAGTGTCACGAATTGCGGCTTCAGCTTCTTTATCGATGTTAGTCACTAAGTCGTTAGTGCCTTTTTGTTGTACATCAACTTTTGATAAATCTTCGCTTGCACGAAGTAAAATTTTGCCTGCGTTACGCGCAGCGCGAACCGCAATGTTTAACATTGGATGCATAGCATTACCTTTGGGTTGTAAAAGAACGAATATATTTAAGCCGGCGTATTCTAGCGGTTTTTACTGCAAAGTAAACAACAAAGCAGAAATAGTTTTGGTTGTTTTTTGTACTGAGCTGATTTTAAATTAAATTTCGACCTTATAAATTTTAACAGCGAAAAACTTTTAGCGCAGTTTCGTGCTCCAATTCAACCCGATTTATCATCAATAAAAGTGATAAACCGCAAACATGATCTACGATCAATTATGATTGACTGCACGATCTATATAGCCTCCAGAATTGCTTTCGTGCTAGAATTCGCGCAATTTTTGACATTCAGTAAGTAACAACGCAATGACACTTGATGATATTCGTATCGTATTAGTTAACACATCTCATTCTGGTAATATTGGCTCAGCAGCACGAGCGATGAAAACGATGGGTTTATCAAATTTATATCTTGTTGATCCTGCTTGTGAAATCGATAGTCATGCGAGTGCGCTTGCAGCGGGTGCAACCGATGTGCTCGGCAAAGCGGTGGTTGTTGATACCCTTGCCGATGCCATTGCTGATTGTTCTCTAACAATTGGTACTAGCGCGCGTTCGCGTACCTTATCATGGCCTATGGTAGAGCCGCGTGAATGCGGTGAAAAGCTCGTAGCAGAGGCTGTAAATGGCCCAGTTGCACTTGTGTTTGGTCGTGAGAATAGTGGTTTAACTAACGAAGAACTACAACAGTGTAATTACCATGTATGTATTCCTGCAAACCCTGAATATAGCTCACTCAACCTAGCGATGGCTGTACAAACGCTATGCTATGAAACACGCATGGCTTACTTGAATACACAGCCAAAAGCACAAGAAGAAGATGAAGCAACCTACCCAAGTGCTAAACAAACTGAGTTGTTTTACGAGCATCTAGAACAAACATTGAATGACACCGG includes the following:
- the trmJ gene encoding tRNA (cytosine(32)/uridine(32)-2'-O)-methyltransferase TrmJ; protein product: MTLDDIRIVLVNTSHSGNIGSAARAMKTMGLSNLYLVDPACEIDSHASALAAGATDVLGKAVVVDTLADAIADCSLTIGTSARSRTLSWPMVEPRECGEKLVAEAVNGPVALVFGRENSGLTNEELQQCNYHVCIPANPEYSSLNLAMAVQTLCYETRMAYLNTQPKAQEEDEATYPSAKQTELFYEHLEQTLNDTGFIIKQHPGLVMTKLRRLFNRARPEEAEMNILRGILTSINKSIK
- the suhB gene encoding inositol-1-monophosphatase, with protein sequence MHPMLNIAVRAARNAGKILLRASEDLSKVDVQQKGTNDLVTNIDKEAEAAIRDTILKSYPDHTIVGEELGEHKGKDADYQWIVDPLDGTTNFIKGIPHFAVSIALKVKGRLDQAVIYDPIRGELFTASRGQGAQLNSKRLRVTKTNELAGSILATGFPFKQKHHLDAYSEAFKALFVHTADIRRAGSAALDMAYVAAGRVDGFFEIGLKPWDTAAGELLVKEAGGMVVDFAGGINYNQSGNIICGAPKLTQAIIREIRPVLTESLLR